Part of the Trichoderma asperellum chromosome 1, complete sequence genome is shown below.
TACAACCAGAAGCCGTGGCCGAGGGTGACACCCCGGAAGTTATGATTGGGCGACGCCGCCTCGCTCACTACCTCTTCCGCGGCCCAGAGGAGCTTTTCGACCTAGAGGCCGACCCAGAAGAAGTCAACAACCTAGCTAAGGACCCGGTGCACCAGGCTATACTGGAGGATATGCGCAAGAAGACAGAGGAGTGGCAGTATATGACGAGTGACGTGTGGCTCTTTCGGGACGGCGTCAGCGCCATCACGAGCCAGAAACACCAGAAGTTAGGACTGGAGCTGCCAGATCGCTTTGATTTTGATCTAAAGAAGCCAGGGAATGTTACCGGCCCTTACTGGGCGCCTCCGGCTGGAGTGGCCGCAAAAGAACAGGGACCGAGTGTAAATATGCAGCAAGGGTGACGTACTGTACCGTAACTTTCACAGTATTCTCGAAATTATGCGAGtagatatataaatataaccctGAGCAGCTACAAGTTATGTTGATAGTATATACTCATCGATTCTATTAGATGCTTATATAGATGAAGCCTATGTATATCTATAGTACAAATATATATCAACGCTATTATTAGATATTCATCTACGGAGTAGTAAAAGGCTATATATGTtcatagtatatatatatatcaaccCTATTATTAGATATTCATCTACGGAGTAGTAAAAGGCTATATATGTtcatagtatatatatatatcaaccCTATTATTAGATATTCATCTAGTAAAGGTTATATATGTtcatagtatatatatatatcaactcTATTTGATGCTGATCTAGATAAAATCTATGTTGAGACAGGTGTACCGCATCACCCCTTGATTGGGGGCGGCCCAGGCAAGCTCGTCATCCCGGTCTCCGCATAGTACTCCTCCCACAGCCTCAGCAGTTCCGCTAGCACCTCTGGCTCCTGCGCTGCTAGGTCCTTCATCTCTGCAGGGTCCCTCGCCAGGTCATACAGCTCCCAATCGTCTTTCCCTCGTGGCGCTGGAATCCAAACGGCCTTCCAGCAACCCCTTCTGATGGCTTGCTGGCCGAACAACTCCCAACCATGGACGTGAGAGTCCTCGCCGTGGACGGTGATGGAGGCACAAGAGAGGAGGCGCAACCAGGATTTGCCGCGGAGGGGCTCGATGGGGCGGCCGCGGAAAAGCCTGCCTGGGTGGGGGACGTCGGCGAGGTCAAGAATCGTGGGTAGGATGTCCATGACGGTGGTGAAGGCGTCGCTAATGGTGCCTGTACCTGTGCTTGATGGCCCTGTCGCGGTAAGAGGAGGATAGTGTATTATGCAAGGACATCGGATACCCCCCTCAGTGATCCATGTTTTGAAGGCCCGTGAAGGAGCCGATGCCGCACAAGCCCATCGTGGCCCTGCGTTCCTCGTTAGCCTCCtggagaaataaaaaaggagtCAAATCAGGTTGTCGGTAAAGGGGCACCATCAACCACGCAACCACGTACCGTACCACACAAATGACGTCTTGTTGCCAATATTCTCATATCGATTGTCATAATGATCATTAATCACTCCACCAAATGTCTCTGGTCCTCCCATCAGCTACCAAAAATAATCCAGTTAGTGGTGCTTAATCTCTCACAGTCTGCCATCCCGCAACATGAAGCACTTACGGGTACCGCCTCCAGGACCGCCCCTTCAGCCCCATTGTCAGACATAAACAAAATCATTGTGTTGTCCAGCTCTCCCGCAGACTTCAGATACTCAACCACGCGCCCGACGTTAGTGTCGATGATGTCCACCATGGCCGCAAAAGTCTCCATCTTGCGTGCCGACAACTTACGCTCCTCCAGAGTCATCTCGTCCCACTCCTTGCCCAGCAAGCCCACGGGTGGTGCAGGGACAACATCTGGCGGGATGATGCCCagttctttcattttcttcaatCTTTTTTGCGTGAGTGCATCAGGGCCGTCGTCGTACACACCCTCTGAACATTCCAAGGTCAGAATATTGATGAATCTGGATTGGGGGTGCACTCAAGGAGCCTACCGTATTTTTTCATCACCTCTCTCGATGCCTGCAGCGGCCAATGGGGTGCCATAAATGGCAGATATGCAAAGAAAGGCTTTTCGTCACCTTGCTTTCCCTGTTCAGCGCCAGACTGGTGGCGCAGTTTGAGGTACTCCAGTAACTTGTCCGTAAACGACGTCGTGGAGTAGAAAGTATCCGGCAGATCCGTCATCTTGATAAATTCATCGCCCTCCATCCAGAAATCCCGTGTCTTGATGCATGGGGGATGCTTGATGCCGTCAGCCAGCTGCGGCTCCCAGCCATGGTGGTTTCCGGACCCTGGCAAAAAAGTGAAGTTTTTGTCAAAGCCCCTGGAGCACGGTGCTAATTCCTTCGAAAAACCCAGGTGCCACTTGCCAGACATCATAGTATAGTAACCGGCATCCTGGAGAATCTCAGACAAGGCTGCCACTCGCCAGTTAAGGTAGCCCTCATAGCCCGGCTTGTCTTTATAATACTCGCGCTTATCCCGCAGGTACTCGTCCATTTGGCCTGGACAACTCGGTTAGCCAGGCTTCTATACCATCGCATTTGCCCAGAAACGAGAAGAAAGGCATACCCAGCCCACATATATGATTGTCCGTGCCCGAGAAGAGCATGGCCCTCGTGGGAGAGCATGCAGAAGCAGTGTGAAAGTTGGTGAGGCGGACCCCATCCTTGGCTAGCTGGCTCAGGTTGGGTGTGTTTATCTCGCCGCCATACGGCGCAATGTCGCTGTAGCCCAAATCATCGGCTACAATGATAAGGAAGttcggcctcttcttcttcgcgtCTTCCATTCTGCGTATGCTTGAATAGAGATGCGAGAATGAAATGACGGCCAACGATCAACAACACATATACTGGCACGCTAATGAAATTTATTGAGCGGCAGCTAGTGGCGCTATATGAATTCCGAGATCCCTTTTTGGTGGTAATTAAGTGCTCGGGCTCTCAACCAGAGGAAACCGACTCATTATTACGTCCAAGGAGACATCTGCCACTTTGGTCCAATCTACCTAAGTGTTAATAATCGAAATGTATGTCACCAGCGGAGAATCTTTGAAACATGTGACCTCCCAAGACACTGGGTACTTTCCGAATTGCGTTCCGTTGGCTTTCGGATGTCGTTCTGATGTGGTGTCGCTTTAACCAACTACGTGAAGCAGCTGGAGCCTACGAAAATATTACGCCACAAATAACGGTTCTCAATTGTGGAGCATACTGAGTCCAGATGATGTCCCGCGGGGAGCTGGGCTAGCGGACCGGATCTCGCTCCAGACGACGGATGGCACGACATCCGCTCCGGTGCTCGCTGCCAAGCTTGCCCCATCATATTTGCCCAAGTTGGACTTGTATCAAGATGAATTGGCAACTTGATTCCCAAGTTTGCTGGGCCCCACTAAGTGTCGCTACTGGCTATTTCCCCAGACTTGCATTTTCTAAACCCACTAATAAGTGTCGCTAACTGGCTATTTCCCCAGACTTGCATTTTTAACCCTGGACATCTGAGAAATCAGCCTCAAGTGTTTCAACCTAGGAGTACTCTGTGCTCTCTTCATGTTGGAGCTAGCAACTTCGAAGAATGTCTTCGCGGCCAGGGTCCCAGGACAATTTCATCTGAACTCTTGTCCCAAATTGGACACTAACGACACTATATTTTCAGCTCCTTTCCACCATCTCACAGTATCGGAAGAGTCCGCCCCGGCTATATCAAACGGCCTTTGGAACCCGCTTTCTCCCCTTTCTTGCACGACTTGCCTCCCTCCGCCGCGAACAAGATAGACTCCGCCGTCACGGAACCAACCCAAATCACCATCGCTCTACTTATCCATTGAGCAAACTACCACCATGAAGGGATATCTGAGGTACTTCAACCGGCCCTTAGCAGGGGCCGTCGTGCTGATTGCTACCTCGACCTTCAACTATGGCTTCGACAATCAAGGCTTCGCAACCACTCAGGCCATGGATGCGTTTACTCGCCGCTTCGGCGTCAAGGCAGCTGACGGAACTTATGCGCTCGATGGTGTCTGGCTTAGTcttttcagcagcctcatctACATCGGCTTCGGCGCTGGTAGGTTCAAGATCAATCTACAGATTACGAAACATAAAGGAAAGGCTGACCGGTTGTAGGCATCATCTTGGGCAGCTGGCTTAGTGCTCGGGTCGGTCGCCGCAAAGCTATGTTCCTGCTCAGCGCGTATGAAGTAATCACTGCAACCATCATCGTGACGTCCCAGAACAGGGCACAGATCTTGGCCGGTCGAGTCCTCAACTATGTCTACGTCGGCATGGAGTTGTCTGTTGTGCCCGTATTCCAGTCAGAGATTGTCCCGGCAGAGATTCGTGGGTTCGTCGTCGGCACCTATCAGTTCGCCTTGATTGCGGGTGGGCTCATCTTGAATATTATTTGTTTGGGAACTAGTGGCATTCAAGATGATCGAGCATTTCGAATTCCTTATGGGCTGTTCTATATCATCCCTGCCATTATCATGGcgggcatcttcttcgttcCCGAATCGCCCCGATGGCTCATTATTATGGATCGGCATGATGAGGCGCTTACCAATCTCCACAAACTCAGGGATGGAGTTTTCtcggaagaagaaatcacCAGAGAATTCGAGGTCATGCGGATCGCCGTCGCAAATGAGAAGGATCAAGGCAAGTTCTCCGAGCTCTTCCATCGGAATAACATCCTGCGAACATTTATCGCGTGCGGAGTGCACGGCTTCCAGAATGCGTGTGGCCAGGACTTGGTGTCAAAATTTGGCAGCCTCATCGTTAAGAGCTTAGGAACTATCAGCCCATTTATTATGACTGTGGTATTCGCACTCACGAACATGGTATTCGTCTTTATTGGAATGACCCTGTCGGACAAGACTGGGCGACGGTAAGCTCCAAAGTAGCTAATATCCTGGGCAGCTTAGAGTAGACTGACTGACCGCCATAGGCCCTTGCTTCTTCTGAGCGCATTTATGCAACTTGCAGGGATGCTAATACTAGGAGGCATTGGTACGACTGGATGGCCGCTGGAGCCACGATTTCAAGCCGTAACGATTGTGATGCTTGCCTCATCACGGCGGGCTTTTCTATCGGATTCGCACCGCTGGCCAACGTGGTGACTACGGAGATAacatctcttcatcttcgtgaCATGACGCAGCGGATTGCGTGTTGTATGAACGTTATTGCTAAGTATGTAATTCTTCAATTCCCTTCTCAAACGAGAAATGGCATATCATGTGGAGATGTTAATACATTGGGTTTGCCAGCTTCGCTGTGGGCTTCTCGACACCATACCTGCTCAATGCGCCCTACGCGCACCTGGAGATGCAGATTGGCTGGGTGTATGCGCCTGTCTGTGCTCTGGCGTTCCTCTTCGTTTGGTTTTTCGTTCCCGAGTGCAAAGGCAAGACTCTCGAGGAGACAGACTGGCTCTTTAAGCACCACATACCAATCCGCGAGTTTGGCAAGTACCAAGTTCCAAACCTCTACAGTGAGCACGAGGCAAAGGTGCTTGAGGATAATAAGAAAACAATTGAAGAGTTTCAGGTCGAGAATGTCGAGGGCTAACAGCGAGGATGACTTCGACAGGCCTACGCCTGAGGACACTTCAAGTGGTCATTTGCTAGGATGAAATTAGAAACGCCTGTCAGCTTGAAATTTAGTGTTGATCAAGTTATTTCATTTCCATGTGCCTGTCTCCTAGTGGGCTTTCATTTGTCAAACGGGCATGGCGAGTTCGGTGTGTTTGTTAGGTTAAAATGAGGTAGTCATGCATGCCTCTCCCTGATTTCACCCCTAGAAAGTGCTGCCACTTGCTGCAAAGCAACCTCACACTCTATCATCATTTCTTTCACCAGAGATGACCCAATGTATTACTACAAAGTGACGCCGTATTTATGAAGAACTGACAAAGTAGCCACTTACACGACAGGGGATGATGGTCGACTGCATTTAGCTCGTCCTTCCGCCCAAGTAGACAATCCCAGCTATCCCATCCACACCGGGATCTTTGACAGTTAAGCAGCAGGCCAGTTTCCCCAGAACAGGGCAAATGACCCCTTGGCCGTTGAAACGTCCAAGGTGATTGTGATTCGATGCGGCTGTGTGACGGCGGATCTCGGTGTGCACTAGCAACTTTAACTCCCGGCAGGGTAAGAGGTCAACGCATCTTCAGCGGGTCTCGACCCATGGTAGCGGGGATGATTCACCAATAAAATGGGACAGTCAAGCTACCAAACTCGGAACTAGACCTGCACCCGCCGGATAGCATTTTAACGACACCAAAGTGCCTCCTCATCTTGGACAGAGTACGGAGTCACAGCTGCTATTCTGCTGGCTCAATTGTGCTCTTCGCCATATCGGATCATTAGAAATAGGGGGTCCGTGATCAGTTTGAGGGCACTGGCTGTTTGCCATGAGACAGAGCCTAGCATCTCTGCCCCGAAAGACACCGGCGTATGCGTGGATTGCCTCTCCGAGATCCGGGTTCCAGTCTTTGATCAACCTCCCGGCAACATGACTGGCAGTAACAACCGCAGCCCCAGCTCCAGAACCAGCTTCATACGGTCGTGTCAGCAATGCCGTGCCCGCAAAGTCCGATGTGACCGCGCTGGTATCACCTGTAGCCCGTGTCAACGCTTGGGCCTCGCCTGTTCGTTTGGCGGTGCGGGACAAACGTATGTGACCACCTCAGCCCTGGGGAAGCAACATTCCGGAGCGTTCCCGCCCGCCGAGCTGACCCAGGCTGGAACCGCACGCCGGCGTACCCTCATCGCTTGTGAGGCTTGTCGTGTTGGCAAGGCTCGCTGCACCGGCGGTGTCCCGTGTGACCGGTGCACCAAGCGCCGCGTTGAGTGCATTCGGCGTCACCGCGGAGGAGACGGTGGTAATTCCCAACACCCAGAGGAAAGAGTACAAACGGATCTGCAGACGAAGCTCACCCCGAGTGGCAGTCCGAGCACAAGTGCCCTTTCTCACCCAAGCCTGACCACTGCCATAGGTACGGACTCGCCACAAGTCCTCTCACCGGAAGGTCTTTATAGAATCACAGAGCGGCAGTACATCCAGGCTTACTTTGCGGGTGCCAAGCCCCTTGCTTGTATCTTCCTTCACCGACCGTCTACATTGGCCGAGTGGAACCAGGGTAAACTCGATCCGACCTTGACCAAGGCGCTGTGCGCTTCTGGCAGATCCATTGAGGCTGGACCTAGCGATGCTTTGGTCCGGTCCTGGATGTGTGAGGCTCGCGATGCTGTCATCAGCAGCCTCAACCGAGTATCaatccagcagctgcagacgCTGGTGCTCGTGATCCAGCACTTCATTCAGGCCGGCGACACCGTCGAAGCGTGGAACCTGCTGCCTCTGGCAGCGAGGCTCTCCTTCACCCTCCAGCTAAACTATGAGCGTCCAGACCTAGACCCCCTCCCTCGTGAgtgtcgccgccgcctcatCTGGTCCGTCTACCTCCTCGATCGCCTCTTCTCTGGCGGGCTTGATGAGCTGGCCACGTGCCCTGCCGAGTACCTTCACATTCGCCTGCCGTGCGATGAGCGCAGCTTCGAGAGGGGCCTCGATTCCCAGGCTGACTTTCTCAATGGAATCAATCAACACGGTGATATGGATGCTGTGGCCTATCTGGTGCGCCTCTACTCCACCCGCGAGAGAATTCTCAGGTAAAACTCCGCAGCTCACCCGGAAAGCACGGTATCCATTCCCTCCAAGACGTTGCTGACCTATGTCTCTTTTCGCGGCAGGTATACTAAGAGTGTCCGAAGAGAGCGCGTCAGTCCCATAGAGAGCGCAAGCAAACTCTCTGCGCTACAGTCCGAGCTCGACGAGTTCAAGGCATCCCTTCCCGTCTATCTTCGCCTTGAGCAGGACAAGTTGCCCCTCGTCGCGCAATCTAGTGATGCACATagcttcctcatcatccacACCATCTGGCTTCAGTGCCACTGCGACCTCTATCGCTTCTTCATACCCGGCATCCGTGAGTCTGTCTGCAAGGCGGCTGCCGAAGCCACCCCACAGGACTATATCACCTTCTGCCAGCGCGAGTGCCTCTCTAAGGCTGTCCAATTGTGCGACTTCTGGGCCAGCATGAGCCGCCAGCAACCCGTCGGCCTCGCAGAAGACCTCTTGCTCGGTGTCAGCATCTACCAGGTCGCCCAGATCCTTCACCATCTCCACCATCTGCTCCCGCCCCAAGGTCCTCATACAGTCGACGACCTCAAGAGGAGTCTCAGAGTCGCGCTAACCATGGATGCCACTCCCCGCAGTCGCTCGTCCAAGGTAGGCAAGAgccttgccgcc
Proteins encoded:
- a CDS encoding uncharacterized protein (antiSMASH:Cluster_1.1); this translates as MEDAKKKRPNFLIIVADDLGYSDIAPYGGEINTPNLSQLAKDGVRLTNFHTASACSPTRAMLFSGTDNHICGLGQMDEYLRDKREYYKDKPGYEGYLNWRVAALSEILQDAGYYTMMSGKWHLGFSKELAPCSRGFDKNFTFLPGSGNHHGWEPQLADGIKHPPCIKTRDFWMEGDEFIKMTDLPDTFYSTTSFTDKLLEYLKLRHQSGAEQGKQGDEKPFFAYLPFMAPHWPLQASREVMKKYEGVYDDGPDALTQKRLKKMKELGIIPPDVVPAPPVGLLGKEWDEMTLEERKLSARKMETFAAMVDIIDTNVGRVVEYLKSAGELDNTMILFMSDNGAEGAVLEAVPLMGGPETFGGVINDHYDNRYENIGNKTSFVWYGPRWACAASAPSRAFKTWITEGGIRCPCIIHYPPLTATGPSSTGTGTISDAFTTVMDILPTILDLADVPHPGRLFRGRPIEPLRGKSWLRLLSCASITVHGEDSHVHGWELFGQQAIRRGCWKAVWIPAPRGKDDWELYDLARDPAEMKDLAAQEPEVLAELLRLWEEYYAETGMTSLPGPPPIKG
- a CDS encoding uncharacterized protein (EggNog:ENOG41~SMCOG1169:sugar transport protein~TransMembrane:7 (i12-28o60-83i121-137o149-171i183-202o299-319i331-350o)~antiSMASH:Cluster_1.1), producing the protein MKGYLRYFNRPLAGAVVLIATSTFNYGFDNQGFATTQAMDAFTRRFGVKAADGTYALDGVWLSLFSSLIYIGFGAGIILGSWLSARVGRRKAMFLLSAYEVITATIIVTSQNRAQILAGRVLNYVYVGMELSVVPVFQSEIVPAEIRGFVVGTYQFALIAGGLILNIICLGTSGIQDDRAFRIPYGLFYIIPAIIMAGIFFVPESPRWLIIMDRHDEALTNLHKLRDGVFSEEEITREFEVMRIAVANEKDQGKFSELFHRNNILRTFIACGVHGFQNACGQDLVSKFGSLIVKSLGTISPFIMTVVFALTNMVFVFIGMTLSDKTGRRPLLLLSAFMQLAGMLILGGIGTTGWPLEPRFQAVTIVMLASSRRAFLSDSHRWPTW
- a CDS encoding uncharacterized protein (EggNog:ENOG41~TransMembrane:2 (i7-25o37-55i)~antiSMASH:Cluster_1.1) encodes the protein MTQRIACCMNVIANFAVGFSTPYLLNAPYAHLEMQIGWVYAPVCALAFLFVWFFVPECKGKTLEETDWLFKHHIPIREFGKYQVPNLYSEHEAKVLEDNKKTIEEFQVENVEG
- a CDS encoding uncharacterized protein (EggNog:ENOG41~antiSMASH:Cluster_1.1), with the translated sequence MTGSNNRSPSSRTSFIRSCQQCRARKVRCDRAGITCSPCQRLGLACSFGGAGQTYVTTSALGKQHSGAFPPAELTQAGTARRRTLIACEACRVGKARCTGGVPCDRCTKRRVECIRRHRGGDGGNSQHPEERVQTDLQTKLTPSGSPSTSALSHPSLTTAIGTDSPQVLSPEGLYRITERQYIQAYFAGAKPLACIFLHRPSTLAEWNQGKLDPTLTKALCASGRSIEAGPSDALVRSWMCEARDAVISSLNRVSIQQLQTLVLVIQHFIQAGDTVEAWNLLPLAARLSFTLQLNYERPDLDPLPRECRRRLIWSVYLLDRLFSGGLDELATCPAEYLHIRLPCDERSFERGLDSQADFLNGINQHGDMDAVAYLVRLYSTRERILRYTKSVRRERVSPIESASKLSALQSELDEFKASLPVYLRLEQDKLPLVAQSSDAHSFLIIHTIWLQCHCDLYRFFIPGIRESVCKAAAEATPQDYITFCQRECLSKAVQLCDFWASMSRQQPVGLAEDLLLGVSIYQVAQILHHLHHLLPPQGPHTVDDLKRSLRVALTMDATPRSRSSKVGKSLAAAEIIIDTLDQVRNGTRGSSPGDVHFLPSQGSLIPSGLDSSGLPRDAPVESIEQARSTFATHAERVLSVTATGPDNRIPQISSQPPAEAQAFGFDEGYIQWDPFDMELNDYYNVAANTIAFAPPPLP